A window of the Ostrea edulis chromosome 1, xbOstEdul1.1, whole genome shotgun sequence genome harbors these coding sequences:
- the LOC130054659 gene encoding uncharacterized protein LOC130054659 isoform X1, which yields MEETHNITCSFSNSCRACSVFNISEPYFKSVVDLENHCSENYSYPFRPVTRIIFNGNEIESRNQTRCCEGSRILVYTIEESITDEAKTSSHSTLFPITVTQRLEANSSAIGSNPSATEITTTPAPVNITLLLSAAITGIAFLFVVALLCCIIVKCKRQSKTIRRTQNPQYFLDNRTYSNGIAEYSTVDEAVTLVKSLTDAKTISKRIENASDDYFVLEKSVCTNAYEPNHLRSDPGQENIYNTLNEKQRKSTDIEDSVYSHFSDFNENVYSTTLRR from the exons ATGGAAGAGACACACAATATTACTTGTTCCTTTTCTAATTCTTGCCGTGCTTGTAGTGTTTTTAATATCAGTGAGCCATATTTCAAATCTGTTGTTGACTTGGAGAACCATTGCAGTGAGAATTATTCATATCCATTTCGTCCTGTGACTCGTATCATATTCAATGGAAATGAGATAGAGAGCCGGAATCAAACCCGATGTTGTGAAGGTTCCCGGATACTTGTATATACGATAG AGGAAAGCATAACAGACGAAGCAAAGACCAGCAGCCACTCTACATTATTCCCCATAACGGTGACGCAAAGGCTTGAGGCAAATTCTTCCGCCATTGGAAGTAATCCTTCCGCGACAGAGATAACAACGACACCAGCGCCCGTTAACATAACTCTGCTTCTGTCGGCGGCCATTACTGGAATTGCATTTCTCTTTGTGGTGGCACTTTTGTGTTGTATAATTGTTAAATGTAAGAG GCAATCAAAAACAATTCGAAGAACACAGAATCCTCAATACTTTCTCGACAATAGAACATACAGC AATGGAATTGCAGAATATTCAACAGTTGACGAAGCAGTAACTCTTGTGAAATCCTTGACTGACGccaaaacaatatcaaaacggATAGAGAATGCATCGGATGATTATtttgttcttgagaaaagtgTTTGCACAAATGCATATGAACCAAACCATCTTCGTTCGGATCCTGGCCAGGAGAATATTTATAATACGCTGAATGAAAAGCAGCGAAAATCTACTGACATCGAAGATAGTGTATACAGTCACTTCAGTgactttaatgaaaatgtgtatAGTACCACATTGCGCCGCTAG
- the LOC130054659 gene encoding uncharacterized protein LOC130054659 isoform X2 encodes MEETHNITCSFSNSCRACSVFNISEPYFKSVVDLENHCSENYSYPFRPVTRIIFNGNEIESRNQTRCCEGSRILVYTIEESITDEAKTSSHSTLFPITVTQRLEANSSAIGSNPSATEITTTPAPVNITLLLSAAITGIAFLFVVALLCCIIVKCNQKQFEEHRILNTFSTIEHTAMELQNIQQLTKQ; translated from the exons ATGGAAGAGACACACAATATTACTTGTTCCTTTTCTAATTCTTGCCGTGCTTGTAGTGTTTTTAATATCAGTGAGCCATATTTCAAATCTGTTGTTGACTTGGAGAACCATTGCAGTGAGAATTATTCATATCCATTTCGTCCTGTGACTCGTATCATATTCAATGGAAATGAGATAGAGAGCCGGAATCAAACCCGATGTTGTGAAGGTTCCCGGATACTTGTATATACGATAG AGGAAAGCATAACAGACGAAGCAAAGACCAGCAGCCACTCTACATTATTCCCCATAACGGTGACGCAAAGGCTTGAGGCAAATTCTTCCGCCATTGGAAGTAATCCTTCCGCGACAGAGATAACAACGACACCAGCGCCCGTTAACATAACTCTGCTTCTGTCGGCGGCCATTACTGGAATTGCATTTCTCTTTGTGGTGGCACTTTTGTGTTGTATAATTGTTAAAT GCAATCAAAAACAATTCGAAGAACACAGAATCCTCAATACTTTCTCGACAATAGAACATACAGC AATGGAATTGCAGAATATTCAACAGTTGACGAAGCAGTAA